A single genomic interval of Lewinellaceae bacterium harbors:
- a CDS encoding AAA family ATPase has product MKIRKVTIHNINSLRLRETICFDDTPLDQAGLFAITGDTGAGKTTILDAITLALYGRVHRNKEVREVMSYGAVESLAEVEFEVQGDVYRSKWTIWRAHRKEEGNILGPERELSRWNPQKEAFEIIAEKIREVETAVEEVTGLDYERFCRSVMLSQGDFAAFLKASERDRSDLLERITGTEIYTRISIAAYERHKLEQQRLSELEKQLETLEVMSEEAATALEEELKEKKKAAAAERKALDMAREHLAWRQKIEELASGKMELSERLEAIHLEQEQAREDFGRLEGHRRAQPLQGQLERLDDSLEQQKTLQGALSELEREIQEARPAAAAAGEARQKAAEGLKEIRQEAAEQEPLFERVAALDVEVREKREPLEQKLEELKQLLEEGRQQQEQLEKKGEEIAKLAEEEKALQQWKENNASLADLAEKLPLIEQQREELNSLLLRQKAAEADIAKLEKERKAGQKQVEQQEQQLAKLQKEKEKLSEQFKKLVPPNYVQERSELLGLLSREVEQLSEQKQNLQELHRLNQEYQNLLNELSGFEEQLEGLQSQELALNKDLMNSIEQMEGLSRQLKFKRGVYEQQLMVANYEKDRAALEEGQACPLCFSTHHPFREKPVRPFVDEAKAELDAVQARHDAAQQAHRELLNRQKEMETQIEQLAGNEVKPLSGQLAQQFKKILDYEDKIARVAPELGGERYALARTDRLFLKIGEAEKLIRERQEARSQLGKLLSRLEEQEAQMSQVEKGLQEGHTILKVLEGRLQLQQEQQHRQQEQSAKATARLDGLLQPYGYRFEAETAAGVFGALARQKKEWEQQNESLNQVSRALELARQAEKQLQTGAGSAARRRATLQARIEADEKVWQGLAEQRRELFGDKSLKEARQEQRGKMEAAEQELEVASQQLRELTLQLGKLEQSVKERSEALRQAEKKGRQIGESLEKALEKAGFSNLGALRQALLDEETAKSLEALREQLANRETEARQALKATAESLEAETQKALTEESIESLQARLAEKEETYSQYQQRIGALAEKLRQNEERRKKAEGLSEQIESQRREYGRWARLNDIIGMADGKKFRTFAQGLTLQKLTQLANEHLQRLNGRYIINKRGDEDLELEIIDTYQADNRRSMNTLSGGESFLVSLALALGLSDLAGRNAQIQSLFIDEGFGTLDENTLDLAVSTLENLQAGGKTIGIISHVKTLKERISVQIVVQKRGNGFSSLEVIG; this is encoded by the coding sequence ATGAAAATTCGAAAAGTAACGATACACAACATCAACTCCCTGCGCCTGCGGGAGACCATCTGCTTCGACGACACGCCGCTGGACCAGGCGGGCCTGTTTGCCATCACCGGAGATACCGGCGCGGGAAAAACGACCATCCTGGACGCCATCACCCTGGCGCTCTACGGGCGGGTGCACCGCAACAAGGAAGTGCGGGAGGTGATGTCTTACGGAGCGGTAGAGAGCCTGGCGGAAGTTGAGTTTGAAGTGCAGGGCGACGTTTACCGTTCTAAGTGGACCATCTGGCGGGCGCACCGAAAGGAAGAGGGCAACATCCTCGGCCCCGAGCGGGAGCTCTCCCGCTGGAACCCTCAAAAGGAAGCTTTTGAGATCATCGCCGAAAAAATCAGGGAAGTAGAAACGGCAGTAGAGGAGGTTACCGGGCTGGACTACGAGCGCTTCTGCCGTTCGGTGATGCTGTCGCAGGGCGATTTTGCCGCCTTTCTTAAAGCCAGCGAGCGCGACCGCAGCGACTTGCTGGAACGCATTACCGGCACCGAGATTTACACCCGCATCTCCATTGCCGCTTATGAGCGCCACAAGCTGGAGCAGCAGCGCCTGTCTGAATTGGAAAAGCAGCTCGAAACCCTGGAAGTGATGAGCGAGGAAGCTGCCACTGCCCTGGAAGAGGAGTTGAAGGAGAAAAAAAAGGCCGCTGCGGCGGAACGCAAAGCGCTGGATATGGCCAGAGAGCACCTGGCATGGCGGCAAAAAATAGAAGAGCTGGCTTCCGGAAAAATGGAACTGAGCGAACGCCTGGAAGCCATCCATCTGGAACAGGAACAAGCCAGGGAAGACTTTGGCCGCCTGGAGGGCCACCGCAGAGCGCAGCCCCTGCAGGGCCAGTTGGAACGGCTGGACGACAGCCTGGAACAACAGAAAACCCTGCAGGGCGCCCTGTCTGAATTGGAACGGGAAATACAGGAGGCCCGGCCCGCAGCGGCCGCCGCCGGCGAAGCCCGGCAAAAAGCGGCCGAAGGCCTTAAGGAGATCAGGCAGGAAGCGGCAGAACAGGAGCCCCTTTTTGAAAGAGTAGCCGCGCTGGATGTAGAAGTTCGTGAAAAGCGGGAACCGCTGGAACAAAAACTGGAAGAGTTAAAACAACTGCTGGAGGAAGGGCGGCAACAGCAAGAGCAGTTGGAAAAAAAGGGCGAAGAGATCGCGAAGCTGGCCGAAGAGGAAAAGGCACTGCAACAATGGAAGGAAAATAACGCCAGCCTGGCGGATTTGGCCGAAAAGCTGCCCCTGATCGAACAGCAGCGGGAAGAGTTGAACAGTTTGCTGCTGAGGCAAAAAGCGGCCGAAGCGGACATTGCTAAACTGGAAAAAGAAAGAAAAGCCGGCCAAAAGCAGGTGGAGCAGCAGGAACAACAATTGGCGAAACTTCAAAAAGAAAAAGAGAAGCTTTCTGAGCAGTTCAAAAAGCTGGTTCCGCCCAACTACGTCCAGGAACGCAGCGAGCTGCTGGGCTTGCTCTCCCGGGAGGTCGAACAACTCAGCGAGCAGAAACAGAACCTGCAGGAACTGCACCGCCTCAACCAGGAGTATCAAAACCTGCTGAACGAACTGTCCGGCTTCGAAGAACAACTGGAAGGCCTGCAAAGCCAGGAACTGGCTTTGAACAAAGACCTCATGAATTCTATCGAACAGATGGAGGGCCTCTCCCGGCAGTTGAAATTCAAGCGCGGCGTCTACGAGCAACAGCTAATGGTCGCCAATTACGAAAAAGACCGGGCGGCCCTGGAAGAAGGGCAGGCCTGCCCCCTTTGCTTCTCCACTCACCACCCCTTCCGGGAAAAACCGGTAAGGCCCTTTGTCGACGAGGCAAAGGCGGAACTCGATGCGGTGCAGGCCCGCCACGACGCTGCACAGCAGGCGCATCGCGAGTTGCTCAACCGCCAAAAAGAAATGGAAACCCAGATCGAGCAACTGGCGGGCAACGAGGTGAAGCCACTCAGCGGGCAGTTGGCGCAGCAGTTCAAAAAAATACTGGATTACGAGGATAAGATCGCCAGAGTGGCCCCGGAACTGGGAGGAGAGCGCTATGCCCTGGCGCGCACCGATCGGCTCTTCCTGAAAATCGGGGAGGCCGAAAAGCTTATCCGCGAGCGGCAGGAAGCGCGCAGCCAGTTGGGGAAGCTGCTCAGCCGGCTGGAAGAGCAGGAAGCGCAGATGAGCCAGGTGGAAAAGGGGCTCCAGGAGGGCCATACCATCCTCAAAGTGCTGGAAGGCCGCCTGCAACTCCAGCAGGAGCAACAGCACCGGCAGCAGGAACAGTCCGCAAAGGCAACCGCCCGCCTGGATGGGTTGCTGCAGCCGTACGGCTATCGCTTCGAGGCGGAAACAGCAGCCGGTGTTTTCGGTGCGTTGGCCCGGCAAAAAAAAGAATGGGAGCAGCAAAATGAGTCGTTAAATCAGGTGAGCCGCGCCCTGGAACTGGCCCGGCAGGCGGAAAAACAACTGCAAACAGGAGCCGGGTCCGCCGCCCGGCGCCGGGCAACCCTGCAGGCCCGGATCGAGGCAGATGAAAAGGTGTGGCAAGGCCTGGCCGAACAACGCCGGGAGCTATTTGGCGACAAAAGCCTCAAAGAGGCCCGGCAGGAGCAGCGCGGGAAGATGGAGGCGGCGGAGCAGGAATTGGAAGTTGCCTCCCAGCAACTCCGGGAACTTACCCTTCAGCTCGGCAAGCTGGAGCAGTCCGTTAAAGAAAGATCGGAGGCGCTCCGGCAGGCTGAAAAGAAGGGCAGGCAAATCGGGGAATCGCTGGAAAAGGCACTGGAAAAGGCTGGCTTCAGCAACCTGGGCGCCCTGCGCCAGGCACTGCTGGACGAGGAAACGGCAAAGAGCCTGGAAGCCCTCCGCGAGCAACTGGCCAACCGGGAAACGGAGGCCCGCCAGGCCCTGAAGGCAACCGCCGAGAGCCTGGAGGCAGAAACGCAGAAGGCCCTCACCGAAGAAAGCATTGAAAGCCTGCAGGCGCGGCTGGCGGAAAAGGAAGAAACCTATAGCCAATACCAGCAAAGGATCGGGGCCCTTGCCGAAAAGCTGCGGCAGAACGAGGAGCGGCGAAAAAAGGCCGAGGGCCTGTCGGAGCAGATCGAAAGCCAGCGCCGGGAGTACGGCCGCTGGGCCCGCCTCAACGACATCATCGGCATGGCCGACGGCAAGAAATTCCGGACCTTCGCCCAGGGGCTGACCCTGCAAAAACTAACCCAGCTGGCCAACGAGCACCTGCAGCGCCTCAACGGCCGCTACATCATCAATAAACGCGGCGACGAAGACCTGGAACTGGAGATCATCGACACCTACCAGGCCGACAACCGCCGTTCTATGAACACCCTTTCCGGCGGGGAGAGCTTCCTGGTCAGCCTGGCCCTGGCCCTGGGGTTGAGCGACCTGGCCGGCCGCAACGCCCAAATCCAGTCTCTCTTTATCGACGAAGGCTTCGGCACCCTGGATGAGAATACGCTGGACCTGGCGGTTTCTACCCTGGAAAACCTGCAGGCTGGCGGGAAAACCATCGGTATTATCTCGCATGTCAAAACGCTTAAAGAAAGGATTTCGGTGCAGATCGTGGTGCAGAAGCGGGGCAATGGGTTTAGTAGTTTGGAGGTTATTGGATGA
- a CDS encoding DUF4058 family protein: MESPFPGMDPWLEGHVWPDVHHGLAFVFKEQLVARVIPKYFVRVETYTVEDTNPQEEVGIMYPDVEILKKQPEPHRPTKQGAGGIEVLTPATMIIPRPVIEVNIPVVAIRDRENQQLITAIEVLSPVNKRGKGLDKYREKRQMLHDDGVHLLEVDLLRRGQRPLNYPTLPREAHYFVMLSRGDRFKTEVWAMTVRDKLPVVPIPLKSPDPDVRLDIGAAFNEVYSRSRYELSVRYDVEPPPPAFSADELQELQGILKEKKLLS, from the coding sequence ATGGAATCACCATTTCCTGGAATGGACCCCTGGCTGGAAGGCCATGTTTGGCCGGATGTACATCACGGGCTGGCCTTTGTTTTTAAAGAACAATTGGTAGCCAGGGTAATCCCTAAATATTTTGTTCGGGTGGAAACCTATACTGTTGAAGATACCAATCCTCAGGAAGAAGTAGGGATCATGTACCCCGACGTAGAAATTTTGAAAAAACAGCCAGAGCCGCATCGGCCAACCAAACAAGGAGCAGGGGGCATTGAAGTGCTTACACCTGCCACTATGATCATCCCGCGTCCGGTTATCGAAGTGAATATCCCGGTCGTGGCGATCAGGGACCGGGAAAACCAACAACTTATCACTGCTATTGAAGTTCTTTCGCCGGTAAACAAACGGGGAAAGGGGCTGGACAAATACCGGGAAAAGCGGCAAATGCTGCACGACGACGGCGTTCACCTACTGGAAGTCGACCTCTTGCGTCGTGGCCAGCGCCCCCTTAATTATCCAACCCTGCCCCGTGAGGCTCATTATTTCGTTATGTTGTCCAGGGGCGATAGGTTCAAAACGGAAGTCTGGGCGATGACTGTCCGGGATAAGCTGCCGGTTGTGCCCATTCCATTAAAATCTCCTGACCCTGATGTGCGACTCGACATTGGCGCTGCATTCAACGAGGTTTACAGCCGCAGCCGATACGAGCTATCCGTACGTTATGATGTTGAACCTCCTCCTCCTGCTTTTTCAGCGGATGAATTGCAAGAGTTGCAGGGAATATTGAAAGAAAAAAAACTTTTATCCTGA
- a CDS encoding T9SS type A sorting domain-containing protein, which translates to MKTLMLTFLMLAAGLCGGLYAQTLPPQEIRRLIPDTIEGGITPKQIIALSNGEGFLATGTVAKYGIIARLNGCGEEVWSHLYLFGDETGLNGIAELPSGELVAAGSCLNCAPGDTTRKALVLKTDANGTILQDTAFGRLNLNASADAVIATNDGKAAVTGSLVIGSFLSPTNAFLTVLDGPAQPAFWREYHQLYYDHPQALAELSDGGFVLAGYSFASLFAPRQAQLFRTDSQGNLLWKNTSAYLNSQFNSVQETSGGEIAAFGQRLVDTVSNKDVYLAVHEPGSGILQSERLYGSPANDDGRSLHAVEGGYLAGGVWGEPRQPGWNVRDWIFRLDENFDLVEEDLYDSYLFAHSIVNAVPLSPDGKNFAYLSTLQFFANRTILFYKKTLQGRHAILSQAPLHYQLVPRNLASNTGEVVYEGSLGTPGYYDEMRLKVYRNDTLIQAYPDGTPQDFSFHVEIPAELANYTFRLLGVRNGQEEPETEACGVVAGDAYIIQGQSNASAGGSDSAYAYMHEYTPFVRTFGLTANEDTIMRWHNEAYSGQDFFADTRSGQWGLVLAKQIAAQQGIPVAILNGGIPGISIDSMLPNPEAPHSLAHHYGRFYYRVERSGLREHIRAVLFFQGETNAAPAFWDSVAEYKAKFNTLNTAWEQDLPGRPHNYLFQIRPGAYWAGATLRSCLKIEEAHRQIAEEYSEWDVMSSTGMNHDGTHYRFHNGYQRAGEDIYRLVARDYYGAADTPGINPPQVSNVYFFNPCQTEIALEFERPDDGLIWHPGWEADFLLEGDPGNSVASGHIEEGTLYLNLAQAPAPSFTGLSYASHAVGDACSVKNSRGIGLLAFYNYPVAPPTGQFNLAVERAGNTLTVAEEEADAYQWIDCTSGEAIPNATERSYTIVEDGVYAVIVSDGECVDTSACFEAQLPGPGQAAYPDPVFTEDFRQENGWQAGDATISVPLPNGKVLWLFGDSYVDMPYNPADTSLPCLFNRNNAIVIQDSAGLSYHMTLIPPTPGHFYWPGKGFYYDGKIYIFLFERTFSGGSLTFVGARYAELSYPGLELLGVHAIPTPEGIEFGKAAFVDAANGWLYIYGSKTVPFFHRYYAARSPLNNLMQEWSYWNGSTWALQPGPSAYLPSPANGCPSFSVFPHNGKYYMLSQDNGYLTCGLGRDIKLYTADAPQGPFNFFELVYTVEDTYEGQYLATYNAQAHPEIGGDLLVSYNLNDVNLSNSGCPRQCSTGSRFNADTYRPKFVRMSWPNLLAGLPTPGNGLANRVPDEPASFSLWPNPSKDGQVTLAGNLKQKGRLLIMIYSADGRLVSRNEQMAPAGSFGETLRLPVTPGLYLVTVQSEAGERQVFKVMRTRD; encoded by the coding sequence ATGAAAACTTTAATGCTCACTTTCCTGATGCTCGCCGCAGGTTTATGCGGCGGCCTTTATGCTCAAACCCTTCCTCCCCAGGAGATTCGGCGGCTCATACCCGACACTATCGAGGGGGGGATCACGCCAAAGCAGATCATTGCCCTTTCGAACGGCGAAGGTTTCCTCGCTACAGGTACAGTTGCGAAGTATGGCATCATTGCCAGGCTGAACGGCTGCGGAGAGGAGGTGTGGTCCCATCTATACCTCTTTGGCGACGAAACGGGCCTGAACGGCATCGCCGAACTGCCTTCCGGCGAACTGGTGGCGGCGGGAAGCTGCCTCAATTGCGCTCCGGGAGATACAACCCGCAAAGCCCTGGTGCTCAAAACGGACGCAAACGGAACGATTTTACAGGACACCGCTTTCGGCCGCCTGAACCTCAATGCATCGGCGGATGCGGTTATTGCAACCAATGACGGCAAGGCCGCCGTAACGGGCTCGCTCGTCATAGGCAGCTTTCTTTCGCCCACCAACGCCTTCCTTACCGTGCTGGACGGCCCGGCCCAGCCGGCTTTCTGGAGGGAATACCACCAATTGTATTACGACCACCCTCAAGCCCTGGCTGAATTATCGGACGGCGGTTTCGTCCTCGCCGGCTATTCTTTCGCCTCTCTTTTTGCGCCCCGGCAGGCGCAGCTGTTCCGAACCGACAGTCAGGGGAATCTCCTTTGGAAAAATACCTCCGCTTATCTGAACAGCCAGTTCAACAGCGTACAGGAAACCTCGGGCGGGGAGATCGCCGCTTTCGGGCAAAGGCTGGTGGATACCGTCAGCAACAAGGATGTTTACCTGGCAGTACACGAACCGGGCTCCGGCATCCTGCAGTCCGAAAGGCTCTACGGCAGCCCGGCCAATGACGACGGGCGCTCCCTCCATGCCGTCGAAGGCGGCTACCTCGCCGGCGGCGTCTGGGGCGAACCCAGGCAGCCCGGATGGAATGTACGGGACTGGATCTTCCGGCTCGACGAAAATTTCGATCTCGTCGAAGAGGATCTTTACGACAGCTATTTGTTCGCACATTCTATCGTGAACGCAGTGCCCCTATCGCCCGACGGAAAAAATTTCGCTTATCTTTCTACCCTGCAGTTCTTCGCTAACCGCACTATTTTATTTTATAAGAAAACCTTACAGGGCCGCCATGCCATCCTTTCTCAGGCGCCCCTGCATTACCAGCTTGTGCCGCGCAACCTGGCGTCCAATACGGGAGAAGTGGTTTACGAGGGCAGCCTGGGAACCCCCGGCTATTACGATGAGATGCGGCTGAAAGTGTACCGGAACGATACGCTTATCCAGGCATATCCGGATGGAACACCTCAGGATTTTTCCTTCCACGTGGAGATTCCCGCAGAGTTGGCCAACTACACCTTCAGGCTGCTGGGCGTCAGGAACGGCCAGGAAGAACCTGAAACGGAAGCATGCGGTGTAGTAGCCGGCGACGCCTATATCATTCAGGGCCAGAGCAACGCCTCTGCCGGCGGCTCCGACAGCGCTTATGCCTACATGCACGAGTATACTCCTTTTGTGCGCACCTTCGGGCTGACGGCAAATGAAGACACCATTATGCGATGGCATAACGAAGCCTATTCCGGGCAGGACTTTTTTGCCGATACCCGCAGCGGGCAGTGGGGGTTGGTTTTAGCCAAACAGATAGCGGCCCAGCAAGGCATCCCGGTAGCCATTCTCAACGGCGGCATCCCCGGCATTTCCATAGACAGCATGTTGCCGAATCCTGAAGCGCCGCACAGCCTGGCCCATCATTACGGGCGTTTTTATTATCGGGTAGAACGCTCCGGCTTGCGGGAACATATCCGCGCCGTGCTCTTTTTTCAGGGTGAAACCAACGCCGCCCCGGCATTTTGGGATAGCGTGGCTGAATACAAGGCCAAGTTCAATACGCTGAACACAGCCTGGGAGCAGGACTTACCCGGGCGGCCTCACAATTATCTCTTCCAGATCCGCCCCGGCGCTTACTGGGCGGGCGCAACGCTGCGGTCCTGCCTGAAGATCGAAGAAGCACATCGCCAGATCGCGGAGGAATATTCCGAATGGGACGTAATGTCGAGTACCGGAATGAACCACGACGGCACGCACTACCGGTTTCACAACGGCTACCAACGCGCAGGCGAAGATATCTATCGATTGGTAGCGCGCGATTATTACGGAGCTGCCGATACGCCCGGCATTAACCCTCCGCAGGTGTCGAATGTTTATTTCTTCAATCCCTGCCAAACAGAAATTGCACTGGAATTTGAGCGCCCCGATGACGGCTTGATCTGGCACCCCGGTTGGGAAGCCGACTTTTTGCTGGAGGGAGATCCTGGCAACAGCGTGGCCTCCGGCCACATAGAGGAAGGCACGCTATACCTGAACCTTGCCCAGGCCCCGGCGCCTTCCTTTACAGGCCTGAGCTACGCGTCGCATGCAGTGGGCGATGCATGTTCGGTCAAAAACAGCCGCGGCATCGGCCTGCTGGCGTTTTATAATTACCCGGTTGCTCCGCCAACCGGACAATTTAACCTCGCCGTCGAACGAGCAGGCAACACCCTTACCGTAGCTGAAGAAGAGGCTGATGCCTATCAATGGATCGATTGTACGAGCGGTGAAGCTATTCCCAACGCCACGGAGCGCTCCTATACAATTGTTGAAGATGGCGTTTATGCCGTTATCGTCAGTGATGGCGAATGCGTGGATACATCAGCTTGTTTTGAAGCACAACTGCCAGGCCCCGGCCAGGCCGCCTATCCCGACCCGGTGTTTACCGAGGATTTCCGGCAGGAAAACGGATGGCAGGCCGGCGACGCTACCATTTCTGTGCCCTTACCCAATGGCAAAGTACTCTGGCTATTTGGGGACAGCTATGTCGATATGCCGTACAATCCTGCCGACACTTCACTGCCCTGTTTATTCAACCGAAATAACGCCATAGTAATACAAGACTCGGCCGGCCTGTCCTATCACATGACGCTTATTCCTCCTACACCCGGCCATTTTTACTGGCCGGGCAAAGGGTTTTACTACGACGGCAAGATCTACATCTTCCTCTTCGAGCGGACGTTTAGCGGCGGAAGTTTAACATTCGTAGGCGCTCGCTACGCTGAGTTGAGTTACCCCGGCCTGGAGTTATTAGGCGTTCATGCCATACCCACCCCGGAGGGGATCGAATTTGGCAAAGCGGCTTTTGTGGACGCCGCCAACGGATGGCTTTATATCTATGGCAGCAAGACGGTTCCTTTCTTCCACAGATATTATGCCGCCCGAAGCCCGCTGAACAATCTGATGCAGGAATGGAGCTATTGGAACGGAAGTACCTGGGCGTTACAGCCCGGCCCCAGCGCTTATTTGCCTTCGCCGGCAAACGGCTGTCCTTCCTTTTCCGTCTTCCCGCACAACGGGAAGTACTATATGCTCAGCCAGGACAATGGTTACCTGACTTGTGGCTTGGGCCGCGACATCAAATTGTACACAGCGGATGCACCCCAGGGGCCTTTCAACTTTTTTGAGCTGGTTTATACGGTCGAAGACACTTATGAAGGGCAATATCTGGCCACCTACAACGCCCAGGCCCATCCGGAGATAGGGGGCGACCTGCTGGTGTCCTATAATCTGAATGATGTAAACCTGTCAAACTCCGGTTGCCCGAGGCAGTGCAGTACAGGTTCCCGCTTCAATGCCGATACCTACCGCCCTAAATTCGTCAGGATGTCCTGGCCCAATTTGCTGGCCGGTTTGCCAACCCCAGGCAACGGGTTGGCAAACCGGGTGCCAGATGAACCTGCCAGCTTCTCCCTCTGGCCCAATCCCTCCAAAGACGGGCAAGTCACCCTTGCCGGCAACCTGAAACAGAAAGGCCGCCTGCTGATCATGATATACAGTGCAGACGGAAGGCTGGTGTCCCGAAATGAACAAATGGCGCCCGCCGGCTCCTTCGGCGAAACATTGAGATTGCCCGTAACACCTGGCTTGTACCTGGTTACGGTGCAGAGTGAAGCAGGAGAGCGGCAGGTATTTAAGGTGATGCGAACAAGGGATTAG
- the pfkA gene encoding 6-phosphofructokinase → MSKEIKRIAVFTSGGDAPGMNAALRAVVRNASFHDLHVYGVYRGYEGMIDGDLERLERGDVGNIIHRGGTILKTARSERFRTEEGRRAAYESLLAFDIDACIAIGGNGTFTGADIFAEEFGMPFIGIPGTIDNDLFGTDYTIGFDTAINTAIEAVDKIRDTADSHNRLFFVEVMGRHSGYIALNTGIGSGAGSVIIPEASTPIEALVEALKKSARRKKLFSVIIVAEGNQTGSAQEIAKMVKEQFDFYDTKVAIIGHLQRGGSPTAMDRVLASRLGFHAVEGLLEGRANVMAGLVNNKVKFTPLKEAIVKPKRPDKELIRMAEILAL, encoded by the coding sequence ATGAGTAAGGAGATCAAACGCATTGCTGTCTTTACATCCGGCGGCGACGCCCCGGGCATGAACGCCGCCCTGAGGGCAGTCGTCCGGAATGCCTCTTTCCACGACCTGCACGTATACGGAGTCTACCGAGGTTATGAAGGCATGATCGACGGCGACCTCGAACGGCTTGAACGCGGAGACGTCGGCAACATCATCCACCGGGGCGGGACCATCCTGAAGACCGCCCGCAGCGAACGGTTCAGGACGGAGGAAGGCCGCAGGGCTGCCTACGAATCCCTGTTGGCCTTCGACATCGATGCCTGCATTGCCATCGGCGGCAACGGGACTTTTACCGGTGCGGATATTTTCGCTGAAGAATTCGGCATGCCCTTCATCGGCATTCCGGGCACCATCGACAACGACTTGTTTGGCACGGACTACACCATCGGCTTCGACACCGCCATCAACACCGCGATCGAGGCCGTAGACAAAATCCGGGATACTGCCGATTCTCACAACCGGTTGTTCTTTGTAGAGGTCATGGGCCGCCACTCCGGTTATATTGCCCTCAACACCGGCATTGGCAGCGGGGCGGGCAGCGTGATCATCCCGGAAGCCAGCACGCCCATCGAGGCGCTGGTCGAAGCGCTGAAAAAAAGCGCCCGCCGCAAAAAGCTGTTCAGCGTTATTATCGTAGCGGAGGGCAATCAAACCGGCAGCGCCCAGGAGATCGCCAAAATGGTGAAGGAGCAGTTCGACTTTTACGACACCAAAGTGGCCATCATCGGGCACCTGCAGCGGGGCGGCTCGCCTACGGCTATGGACCGGGTGCTGGCCAGCCGCCTGGGGTTCCACGCCGTGGAAGGCCTGCTGGAGGGCAGGGCAAACGTGATGGCAGGGCTGGTCAACAACAAGGTCAAATTCACGCCGCTGAAGGAGGCCATCGTCAAACCCAAACGGCCGGATAAGGAGCTGATCCGGATGGCGGAGATTCTGGCGTTGTGA
- a CDS encoding pyridoxal phosphate-dependent aminotransferase, with protein MPTVSIQHLSQRIQQMEESATIKMAQMARDLAAQGHDVISLSLGEPDFDTPAHIKEAAKKALDDGYTKYTPVPGLVELRKAIQTKFKRDNGLDFGLNQIVVSNGAKQSIANICLSLLDEGDEVAILAPYWVSYSEIVKLAGGVPVLVSADIEKDYKVSAEQVAEAITARTRMLLFSSPCNPTGSVYLHEELKAIAQVVAAHEGIYIVSDEIYEYINFTGKHASIGAFEEVKGRTITVNGFSKGFAMTGWRLGYIGAPEWIADACAKMQGQFTSGATSFGQKAAAHALLSDMKPTHDMRDAFRRRRDLVIELLSEIPGMKVNKPQGAFYIFPDISSYFGKRSGDIAVNNADDFCEYILYSAHVGVVTGSAFGADNCFRISYAASEKELREAIRRMGEAVRKLK; from the coding sequence ATGCCAACGGTAAGCATTCAACATCTCTCTCAGAGGATACAGCAGATGGAAGAGTCCGCCACCATTAAGATGGCGCAGATGGCCCGCGACCTGGCGGCCCAGGGCCACGATGTAATCAGCCTAAGCCTGGGGGAACCCGATTTCGATACGCCGGCGCACATCAAGGAAGCCGCAAAAAAAGCATTGGACGATGGGTACACCAAGTACACCCCCGTCCCCGGCCTGGTGGAGCTGCGCAAAGCGATACAAACCAAATTCAAACGGGACAACGGCCTGGACTTCGGCCTGAACCAGATTGTGGTGTCCAACGGCGCCAAGCAATCCATCGCCAATATCTGCCTTTCGCTGCTCGACGAAGGGGACGAAGTGGCCATCCTGGCGCCCTATTGGGTTTCTTATTCGGAAATTGTCAAACTGGCAGGCGGCGTTCCCGTGCTGGTCAGCGCCGATATCGAGAAAGATTACAAGGTTTCCGCCGAACAGGTGGCGGAGGCCATTACGGCCCGGACCAGGATGCTGCTTTTTTCTTCTCCCTGCAACCCTACCGGGTCGGTCTACCTGCACGAGGAACTCAAGGCCATCGCCCAGGTGGTTGCCGCCCACGAAGGCATCTACATCGTTTCCGACGAAATCTACGAATACATCAATTTTACCGGCAAGCACGCCAGCATCGGCGCCTTTGAAGAAGTAAAAGGCCGGACCATTACGGTCAACGGTTTTTCCAAAGGCTTTGCCATGACCGGCTGGCGCCTGGGCTACATCGGCGCACCGGAATGGATTGCCGACGCCTGCGCCAAAATGCAGGGGCAGTTTACCTCCGGCGCTACTTCCTTCGGGCAGAAAGCGGCGGCTCACGCCCTGCTCTCCGATATGAAACCCACCCACGATATGCGGGATGCTTTCCGGCGGCGCCGGGACTTAGTGATCGAACTGCTCAGCGAAATCCCTGGAATGAAGGTCAACAAACCACAGGGCGCTTTTTACATTTTCCCCGATATCAGCAGTTATTTTGGAAAGCGGTCGGGAGATATAGCCGTCAACAACGCCGATGATTTTTGCGAATACATCCTCTACAGCGCCCACGTCGGGGTAGTGACCGGCTCGGCTTTCGGCGCAGATAACTGCTTTCGCATCTCTTACGCTGCCTCGGAGAAAGAACTAAGGGAGGCCATCCGGCGCATGGGGGAAGCGGTGCGGAAGTTGAAATGA